The window GAGACCTACAGGAACAGCTGTGTAGACTTATAGGAGCAACATCACTCTAGTCTTGCTCCTGCACTTCTGTTTTGAATACCCTCTCCATCCATGACTTAAGGGATTAGTGGAAGAACACTAATAGATCTGGCGTGCCTGACCGAAACACGTCCTTTAGACCTAGAGGGTGCCAAAGTGTCTTAAACCCTACACGCTCAGTATTTAAAGTGATTTCAAATCATACAGCATCTCTGTACTGTTTTCATCGCTTAAGATAACCATGTTTCTTacttgctgtctgtctgtgtcattTCTCTATTTGTTGTCTCCCTCCAGATCATACTAGCAGATGAATGTACAGAAGCAGAGGGCAGACACTGGCACATGAAGCACTTCTGCTGTTTCGAGTGTGAGGCGGCACTGGGCGGCCAGCGCTACATCATGAGAGAGAGCCGGCCCTACTGCTGCTCCTGCTACGAGTCTCTCTACGCAGAGTACTGCGACACGTGTGGGGACCACATTGGTAGGCCCGCTAAACACACTGCtggatacacacatagctggatACACACACGGCTGGATATGAACACATTTCTGGATACACACATTTCTGGATATGAACACATTTCTGGATACACACAGACCTTTCAGAGACTTCCGAGAAATAGAAGTGTTCAATGTTTGCTTGTTAAACAGTTGTATGTCAAATGATTTTCATTCGAGTCCAGAAATGGCTTAGTGTAACGTGTAACCCCCGcccctgtgtgggctgcaggtatAGACCAAGGTCAGATGACCTACGAGGGCCAACATTGGCACGCTGCTGAGTCGTGTTTCTGCTGTGCCCGCTGTGGGCTCCCCCTGCTGGGCCGACCCTTCCTCCCTCGGGGGGGCCTCATCTTCTGCTCCCGGCCCTGCTCCCTGGGGGAGGACCCTGATAACTCCGACTCCTGCGACTCGGCCCTGCAGAGCCGGTCTCTGCAGCACCGGCGCTGTGAAACGGCAGACAAGATCCAGCAGCCACTGCGCAGCTCCCCTCAGCAGCCACCAGAGGGCGCCATCATCCCCTCAGTCTCTGGGAAAGATTGCAGACATACTGCTAGGGAAAGCCGAGGTACTAGAGTATATAGTATGGGCATGTTATATAGGTCATGTCCTAGTCTTTATTTGTCAAGTGCATAGTCACAGGTGGGTTATGGTTATGTTTGACACagactttctttttctctctccttttttctctttctgtatctcagGAGTCCACTGCTCTACTCAGCTCCCAAATGGAGTTCCCCCACTCAATGGGCATCCTAACCCCACTGGTTCCTACTCTCCCTTGCCCCACTGTCACTCAGCCAATGGCTGGGGGCCGCCGTGGCCTGGCGACCAATCACATAGCAGCTTGCACCTTGGGATCACACAACCAGTCAgcagtctggagtttctggaagAGCTGGATGGTTACACTGGCCTCTTGTCCAACAGTCTGACCTCCAGAGGGACGTCTACAGCTAAGGACTGCAGGAACTGGGTGGAGAGGAACGGCCAGTTCATGAAAGGTATCAAACAAATGGCCTGTAGACTACAGAGGATCACTTCAGAGCTGGGTTTCATATTCTAGGTGTAACAGCTGTTTTCACGATGATATTCAGGGATGTACTCTGTTCTCCAAAGGTGTCGCTGTATTCATGTTGATCTTGTTTGTGTCTCTTCTCTGTACCCCAGAGCTCCCTCTTCAGAGAAACAGCCTGTCTGCCCAGGAAAGCCCTGCCGACCAGCCCCCTGTCTCACCcactctcccaccccctctccccatcaAGTCACGCGAGACAACCCCTGGTGCCCCACCAAGTCTTCCCCATACAGAGCCCAGCCTCCCTGAGCCCCAATCAGGGCGCAGCGGCACTGCCAGGGTTAGCTTTCGGGAGCCAATCAGTTGCAGCTACTctgtggatgaggaggaagaagaggagcatgaggaagaacaagtaaatggagaggaggagcgaggagaggaggcggaggatATGGAGGGGGGTTTTGGGCACAAGCTCCGCCTCCAGAAGGGAATTCCCCCTCAGTTGGACCTCCTAGGTAAGAGAACAGGATCACTTCTTGTCTTAGATTCTGTTAAAGAAAATGTTGAAACCATTTCCCGTGATGATCCAACCATTCTCCTTACAGATGGGTCATACCACCATCGTAGTTTGCGGCGTGGGTTGAATCGTGGGCGCATGTCCTCGgactcccccctccacctgggCACCGAGAAACGTTTCCGCCACTCTCGGCGTGACCGACCCCGACTGGACACGCTGGactggaagggggagaggggctccaTGGCCTGCACAGACCcgtcctccctcaccctccagccTGGCCAGTACAAACACGAAGactcctgctccacctgctcctcttcGTCCGAATCAGAGGAGGAGGGCTACTTCCTGGGGCAGCGcatccccctgcccc of the Hypomesus transpacificus isolate Combined female chromosome 18, fHypTra1, whole genome shotgun sequence genome contains:
- the prickle3 gene encoding prickle planar cell polarity protein 3 — encoded protein: MFTRGSKKRRSNRSEEEDPDRGQPCMRCGDQCPGFRMHGWRKICVHCKCVREEHAVRPVPGQLERMMMKLVSDFQRHSISDDDSGCASEEYAWVPPGLKPEQVYQYFSCIPEDRVPYVNSPGERYRIKQLLHQLPAHDSEPQYCNSLLEEEKKELRLFSQQRKRENLGRGIVRLFPVTMTGAICQQCGKQICGGDIAVFASRAGHGTCWHPQCFQCASCSELLVDLIYFYQDGQIYCGRHHAERLKPRCQACDEIILADECTEAEGRHWHMKHFCCFECEAALGGQRYIMRESRPYCCSCYESLYAEYCDTCGDHIGIDQGQMTYEGQHWHAAESCFCCARCGLPLLGRPFLPRGGLIFCSRPCSLGEDPDNSDSCDSALQSRSLQHRRCETADKIQQPLRSSPQQPPEGAIIPSVSGKDCRHTARESRGVHCSTQLPNGVPPLNGHPNPTGSYSPLPHCHSANGWGPPWPGDQSHSSLHLGITQPVSSLEFLEELDGYTGLLSNSLTSRGTSTAKDCRNWVERNGQFMKELPLQRNSLSAQESPADQPPVSPTLPPPLPIKSRETTPGAPPSLPHTEPSLPEPQSGRSGTARVSFREPISCSYSVDEEEEEEHEEEQVNGEEERGEEAEDMEGGFGHKLRLQKGIPPQLDLLDGSYHHRSLRRGLNRGRMSSDSPLHLGTEKRFRHSRRDRPRLDTLDWKGERGSMACTDPSSLTLQPGQYKHEDSCSTCSSSSESEEEGYFLGQRIPLPPQLRRPASDDGDREGEREAEKDWGLRNSFRRRRRTSSLGAKDKDKNCAIS